In Malus sylvestris chromosome 15, drMalSylv7.2, whole genome shotgun sequence, a single genomic region encodes these proteins:
- the LOC126604445 gene encoding protein SPA, chloroplastic-like: MSQAPSLPRLRSPFLSCPLKLSTSPSSFCASHKFSGYQRSPKSYPCIRAIDLDQNTVVAISVGLVSVAVGIGIPVFYESQIDSAAKRDNTQPCFPCNGTGAQKCRFCTGSGTVTVELGGGEKEVSNCINCEGVGSFTCTTCQGSGIQPRYLDRREFKDDD, translated from the exons ATGTCACAAGCACCCTCACTCCCCCGTCTTCGCTCTCCCTTCCTTTCTTGCCCCCTCAAGCTTTCCAcctccccttcttccttctgcGCGTCCCACAAGTTTTCAGGATATCAACGGTCACCGAAGTCGTATCCATGCATCAGAGCCATTGATCTCGATCAAAACACG GTAGTTGCAATCTCAGTTGGGCTTGTGAGTGTTGCCGTCGGGATTGGCATTCCGGTTTTCTACGAATCACAAATCGACAGTGCT GCAAAGCGAGACAACACTCAGCCATGCTTCCCTTGCAATGGAACCGGCGCAC AAAAATGCAGATTTTGCACGGGAAGTGGGACGGTGACAGTAGAGCTTGGCGGGGGTGAGAAAGAGGTGTCCAACTGCATCAACTGCGAAGGGGTCGGTTCATTTACGTGCACAACATGTCAGGGGTCTGGGATTCAACCTCGGTACCTTGATCGCAG AGAATTCAAAGACGATGACTGA
- the LOC126604444 gene encoding probable diphthine methyl ester synthase, with protein MLYIVGLGLGDEKDITLRGLEAVKKCDKIFIEAYTSLLSFGISSDGLSTLEKLYGKPVTLADRETVEERADQILTAAAASDVAFLVVGDPFGATTHTDLVVRAKKLGIDVKVVHNASVMNAVGACGLQLYHYGETVSIPFFTETWRPDSFYEKIQKNRALGLHTLCLLDIRVKEPTLESLCRGKKQYEPPRYMSINTAIEQLLEVEHNRGESAYNEDTMCVGLARLGSEDQKIVSGTMRQLQSVDFGAPLHCLVIVGKTHPVEEEMLDFYRHSEENNHGTV; from the exons atgctGTACATAGTAGGACTGGGGTTGGGTGACGAGAAAGACATAACTCTGAGAGGATTAGAGGCTGTGAAGAAATGCGACAAAATTTTCATCGAAGCCTACACTTCCCTCCTCTCATTTGGCATCTCCTCCGACGGCCTCTCCACCctc GAAAAGTTGTACGGAAAACCAGTGACACTTGCGGATAGAGAAACGGTGGAGGAGAGGGCCGATCAGATTCTAACTGCAGCTGCTGCTTCCGACGTCGCCTTCCTTGTCGTTGGCGATCCTTTTGG AGCTACGACACACACTGATCTTGTCGTTCGAGCCAAGAAGTTGGGGATCGATGTCAAGGTGGTGCACAATGCGTCGGTGATGAATGCAGTTGGAGCCTGTGGATTACAACTCTACCACTACGGAGAGACAGTTTCAATACCATTCTTCACCGAGACATGGAGGCCTGATAGCTTTTATGAGAAGATTCAGAAAAATCGTGCGCTTGGACTGCATACGCTATGCTTGTTAG ATATACGCGTGAAGGAACCGACTCTGGAATCGTTGTGCAG AGGAAAGAAGCAGTATGAACCGCCTAGATATATGTCGATAAACACTGCAATTGAGCAGCTTCTGGAGGTTGAACACAATCGAGGAGAATCTG CATATAATGAAGACACGATGTGTGTTGGGCTTGCTCGGCTGGGAAGTGAGGATCAGAAGATCGTTTCTGGTACGATGAGGCAACTGCAGTCGGTTGATTTTGGAGCACCTCTCCATTGCCTTGTTATAGTAGGCAAAACTCATCCAGTGGAAGAAGAAATGCTGGATTTTTACAGACATTCGGAAGAAAATAATCATGGCACTGTATGA